The nucleotide window CACACAATCCTGCGTGGCGTCGATCCACGCTGGTTCTCGATCACCAGCACACCACGCGACACCTTCAACATCGCGTCGTCGATACCGCTGAACGTGCGGGTCGTGGATCGACGAATCCTGGCCATCACCGAGCGCGATGACGTGACGCATCGCGCCCACCGGATGCTGGTGACCACGGCAAAGAATGCCGTGCTGGAGGCCGAGCGTTATCTCGACAGCTTGATGGCAACGTCGGTGCCGCTGCAACCGAACTGGCGTGATCCGTCCATTCGGCTCACTCGGCGTCAGCTGCAGATCCTTCGCCTGATCGCCGGTGACCTCACCGACGAACGCATCGCGAAGGAGCTGCAGCTCTCCCAACGCCAGATCCGGGCCGAGATCAGTGCGCTGTATCAGGTCTTCAACGTGCACAGCCGATTCGGCCTCGGGCTTGCTTACGGCTCCTGGGCCGCAGGCAGCAGCGCCGAAGTCTGACGTTCAGGAGGTACTGATCCGTAGCGCATAGAGATCGGCAGCATGCTGCTCGGGCAGCTTGATCCGGAGGGCGTCGGCGTCCTGGCTGCACCCGAGCCGACCGTGACCGAGCAGGGTCACCGAGGAGATCCGCCGGGTCAGAAGTCCTCGATCGGTGCCGAGGCTGGTGATCACCGCAACGCCTGCTGACGGCCGGGCCATGCCGAACGCATAGACCTGCTCGCCGACCTGGGTGAAGCGATAGTCCTCGGCGGTGTACGTGTCGATGTCCTTCTCGTCCCGCGACGCCGACTCGAGGACGTTCGGACCTTCCCCGTGGCGCAGCCACGGCCGGCTTCCGTAGATGCCTTCGCCGTTGGTCCGCAGCCAATCGCCGATCTCGGTGACGAGCCGGCGGGCGTGCTCGTCCAGGGTGCCGTCGGCGAGTTGCGGCACGTTCAGCAGCAGGCTGCCGTTCTTGCTGACCACGTCGATCAGCATTCGCAACACCTCGGGGGCGTTCTTGCGCGGCCGGAACAGTCCGGTGTCGTCGGCGCAGTCGAACCATTCGCCGTCGCTGGTGTCGAGTTGCCAGCCGATCGTCTCGATCTCTGCCCGTTGCCGTCGCTCCGAGTCGAGCAGGACGGCGGTGCGATCCTCGTCCGGTACGTCCTTGATCGCGGCGATTCCGGCCGGCACCCGACGGTAGTAGTCCGACAGGAACTTCAGCCCCAGCTGCGACGGGGGAGCAGTCTCGACGGTGCTGCCCCGGTCGAACGGCATCCGGGAGTCGTCCAGATAGACCAACTCCGGCTCGTACTTCGACACCGCATCCCAGAGGCGGCGATAGAAGTCCTCGGCCACTTCGACCGGCGCCGGTCCGTGGCCGCTGCGAATCGGGCCGTACAAGCGGATCGGATCGAGCCCTTCCCACCACGTCCCGACGCCGTCAGCAGCGGTCAGTCGACCGTCGAAGGGCTCGCCGGTCTCGGGATCGTTGCCGGTGGCGACGTTGAGCCACCGCCAGGTCCAGTTCTGATGAAAACTGAGCCCGAACGGCAGATCTCGCCGACGCGCCGCCTTCGCCCATTCGGCCACGATGTTGCGGCCGGGGCCGACCCTGGTGGTGTTCCACGGATGTTGGTCGGAGTCCCACAGATCCACGTTGTCGCAGTGGCTCGCCATGCTGACGAAGTAGCGGGCGCCGTTGTCGGCGTAGAAGTCGATCAAGGAATCGGCGTCGAAATGCTCGGCCTTCCACAGATTGACCAGATCCTTGTAACCGAACTCGGTCGGCGGACCGTAGTGCTCCCGGTGGTAGGCACTCTGCCGCTTCGGCCGTCTGACCTCCCAGTCCTCCAAGTGAGGTTGCAGACCGTACAGGTGGCGTGCATACCAGTCACCGGAGCGAGCAACCGACTGAGCACCCCAGTGCGCCCAGATACCGAACTTGGCGTCTGTGAACCAATCGGGGATCTGGTGCTGCCGCAACGACTCCCAGCTCGGCTGATAGCTGATCATGATCATCCTGTCTGGTCGGATCCGGCATCTGTCCGCATAACGTGACGTTGTTGATCACCGTCGGGCGGAATGCTAGCTTTGCTCAAACGATTGCTCAACAGTTGGCCGAGTTGAAGGAGCAGCTGGTATGCGCGTGGCGTTGCACTCGATTCTCAAACCCGAGACGGAAGACCGGTACCGCACCGATCATGCTGCGATCCCCGACGACCTGGTCGCCTCGTTCGACCGGTTGGGCATCGTCGACTGGACGATCTGGCGCAGCGGCCGGGACCTGTTCCACCTGGTCGACTGCGAGGATTTCGACGCCGCCTGGACCGCCCTCGCCGACGATCCGGCGAACAGGCGCTGGCAGGCCTTCATCGGCCCGTTGGTCGAGGGCTTCCGTACGGACAACGAGGGCAGCACCGGACTGGAGCTGGAACGGATCTGGTCCTTGGCCGGCCAGTCCCACGCGCACACCCGGGCCTGACGAGATGGGTGCCTTGGCGACCGGGATGCCCGCCAGGTGTTGATCATGCCAGCAACCGCCGCGCGGTGTAGTTGTCGGTGACCAGGATGTTGATCCAGCCGCCGCGCGCGGCGGCCCGGATCGCGTCGACCTTCGGTGCTCCACCGGCGACACCGATCCGCCGGGGCACGGCCAACAGGTCGTCGGCGCCGATGCCGATCACGCGGTTGCGCAGATCCCCGTCGACGGGCGCGCCGTTCCCGTCGAAGAAATTCAGGCAGACGTCGCCGACCGCGTGCATCGAGGACAGCCGATCGATGTCGGCCTGGGGCAGCGCAGCACCCCAGGAGGTCCGGAGCGGAGTCGCCGCGCCGATACCGGTGAGGACCACGCTCAAGGTGCGCCACGCGGCAGCCGCATCGGCGATGTACGGGTCGGCGAGCAACCCGTCCCGG belongs to Microlunatus elymi and includes:
- a CDS encoding helix-turn-helix transcriptional regulator, coding for MPSNSRAGRHAPCLPSVAVAATLRTVTEQLERQEADLLSGFPQWIWHPASRNAPDVRLFATGHEESVHVLGQIAELSQRQVIGCTDRVVGWPPAPVTFDISAIPNARQVEDHTILRGVDPRWFSITSTPRDTFNIASSIPLNVRVVDRRILAITERDDVTHRAHRMLVTTAKNAVLEAERYLDSLMATSVPLQPNWRDPSIRLTRRQLQILRLIAGDLTDERIAKELQLSQRQIRAEISALYQVFNVHSRFGLGLAYGSWAAGSSAEV
- a CDS encoding alpha-L-fucosidase encodes the protein MISYQPSWESLRQHQIPDWFTDAKFGIWAHWGAQSVARSGDWYARHLYGLQPHLEDWEVRRPKRQSAYHREHYGPPTEFGYKDLVNLWKAEHFDADSLIDFYADNGARYFVSMASHCDNVDLWDSDQHPWNTTRVGPGRNIVAEWAKAARRRDLPFGLSFHQNWTWRWLNVATGNDPETGEPFDGRLTAADGVGTWWEGLDPIRLYGPIRSGHGPAPVEVAEDFYRRLWDAVSKYEPELVYLDDSRMPFDRGSTVETAPPSQLGLKFLSDYYRRVPAGIAAIKDVPDEDRTAVLLDSERRQRAEIETIGWQLDTSDGEWFDCADDTGLFRPRKNAPEVLRMLIDVVSKNGSLLLNVPQLADGTLDEHARRLVTEIGDWLRTNGEGIYGSRPWLRHGEGPNVLESASRDEKDIDTYTAEDYRFTQVGEQVYAFGMARPSAGVAVITSLGTDRGLLTRRISSVTLLGHGRLGCSQDADALRIKLPEQHAADLYALRISTS
- a CDS encoding L-rhamnose mutarotase, with translation MRVALHSILKPETEDRYRTDHAAIPDDLVASFDRLGIVDWTIWRSGRDLFHLVDCEDFDAAWTALADDPANRRWQAFIGPLVEGFRTDNEGSTGLELERIWSLAGQSHAHTRA